The genomic interval GCTGGCTCCTTCTCCTCAGTGGTTCTGCTCTTACTGTGGTTCTTGTCCTCAGGCCCCAGTGGGCTCTCTtttgcctcctccttcctccgGACCCGCCCCTTGGGTGATGCTGTGGTGCCTCGGGGGGATGGTGGTTTTGGAGGAAGGGCATGGCCTGGTCCtgggctggggcagggggaggcaggTCTGTGCCAGGTTGTAGAGGGAGAGGATGGCCGGGCCTTGGACTTAGGGctaagagaggagaaaagggttaGAAGCGAAGGCAGAGCACTTGGGCAggcactcccctcccccagcatgcCACTTTTTTTTGGGAAGtgttccctttaaaaaaaaaaaaaaagatttgttattattgtgtggggtgtgcatgtgtgagcatgcatgtgaaaGCAACTTTGTGGaagtggttctttctttccatctttccatggATTCCAGGGATTTAACTCAGCCGCAAGGCGTGCACAGCAAGGGCCTTTGCTTattgagccctctcaccagcctcagcctccacatGCTGCCTTCTGCATGCAGGCTGGGTTGTATCCCACCTGATCACTCAGTGTCACCACTTCCTCTTGGTGCCGATATCCAGGTTTGCAATTACAAATTCATTGCTGAGAGATTCAGATTAATACCTGCCTTCCCACATCGTGTACACGTGGTAGAGCAAACACTAGGCCTGGTTTAGCCCACCAAATTATTCTCTGCACCTAGAGCACTACCCGGTCAGTTGTTCACTTATGTCCTGAGTTTTAGGGAAGGGGGCGGGTGGAGtatgagggagagaagaaaaaagaaaaactgaaagctAGGGGTTTGTGGCTAGCCTAGGCTGCACAATtagttcaagggcatcctgggctacgaaggagaccctgcctcctaaaagcaaaacaaacaagaagacaagCAGCTTTGTTGAAATGTTCTTGTAAAAATGTTTCTCAGTTGGTAGCAGGCTTACTGAGCAGGCACACAGCCCCCTAATGCCAGAATTtgggggaagtagaggcagaaggattgtaaaTCCAAGCTCATCACTGGCTATCGAGCTAATTAAAGGCCATTCTAGGATGTTAAGATACTTCTACTCAACACaaaagggccagtgagatggctcagcaagcaaaGGTGCccgccaccaagcctgacaacttgagtttaatCTCTGGACCTACATGGTAGAGAACTGATTCCTCTGATCTACGCATGCACACAAACTGAGAAAGTATGGTGGCACAGATCTGTTGTAACCCCAGCAACTATGAGAACCACAGATTCAAGGCTGAAAAGGGGCGGAGGGAGGGTGGCACAggactctaatcccagcacttgggaggtaggtgcagtcagatcactgtgagttccaggctagcctggtccacagctagagttcaagggcagccaagggtacacagagaaaccctgtcttgaaaaaccaaaacaaaatacaaaaaggactgggtatatagctcagtgatgggggtgattgcctagcatgcaggaggccggGGAATCTATTTCTAGTACTAAGCTCATGTAGGTAAGAATATGGTGAGGGCTCAAGAGTTGAAGACCgtctcaaagggggaaaaaaattaagacaaaaaaatggagacaaGAAAACGGAAAAACCTGCTCTTCAGTAACCTAAAATCATTTGGGAATAATTGACAGAGCGAATGTCCAGGTGAGGTGCGGAGCCCCGCCCACCTGAGCTCAGCACCGGTGGAGAGCCGGGGTCTGATGGACGCTGGCAGCGACTGGCGCTTCTTGAGGCTCCGTTCTCGAGCCAGGGCactcttttccttctcattttcccGCTCCTtgtccttcttctcctttttctgcaCCTGGAGGTGAGGgatggaagggagggggaggagaggaggaggttaGTAGCGCCCGCACTCTAGGCTAGAGGCAACCTGTTCCCACCTTAACTGTTGCCACTTACCGGTGTGGCTTCCAGCCGGCGGCGCACCAGTGCAGGGCTGCCACCAGCACCGGGCTTGCGCCGCTCTGGGCGCTCCCCGGACGGGGTGCAGCGGTGCGCGCTCCGAGGGGCGCTACAAGGTGTCAGAGGGCTGGCGGAGGCTGAGCGCGGGCACACTGGCACGGCTGCAGAGGGATGAGTGCGGTCGGGGTGTGGCCCGGGCGCGAGGCTGGCCCCTGCCCGGGCCCTCGTGGGGCGTCTCCCAGGGCCGCTGCCCCTACCCTGGTCCCTGCCGTTGCGGGGCAGTGTGACCGCGCTGCGACTCCGAGCCAGGAAGGAGAGGGTGGGCGTCATCAGACGATCCACAATGCTGCTCTCCCATGCGCTCAGCTGCAGGCTGCGATCTGGGGGGAAAACACCAGACAGAGCAGGTCAACGCGAGAGAAGGCACAAGTGGAGGAGACTAGGCAGTGAACCCACGATGTGCCCAAGGACTCTCAGGAGGACTGTTACCCCCACCCCAAGTCACGCGGGGTCACGCTTATTTTTTCCTAAGATCTGGTGCTCCTTTTGCAGACACAGGCAACAACACACGGAGCGAGGGACTGGGAATATATCTCAGAGGTAGAGCGCTTGGCTGTCATGCaagaggccctaggttcaattcccaataccaggaaaaaaacaaaacaaaacaaaaaaaacctccttaGGCCAACACCCTGCATCCACTTTAGGAGTGCCTCCTACCAGTCTCCCCAGGTGAGAGGGCTCAAAACTGTGAGCAAAGGAAGGAGCCATAATAGGATCTAGGGAAGACCCAACTGCCCTCTCCCAGGTCCCACAGTAGGGCCTGCCTCTCCTGTTTTCATGCTGGCCTGGGGGAGGCATGCTTCTTAGATTTGGGGCAGTGAGGGTCCTTGTGCTCCTCCAACCAGGCGTTAGGAGTGTGAGACAGAGGCAGCTAGCGGCCTGGCTGCCCTAGGCCACCCGGCTCTGTCCCTTCAGCTGCTGGGTTATTTTTAAGCTTCAGTCAGGTGGGGTTGGTACAGCAGCTGATTTGGTTGCTAGGCAACAGAGCAACCAAATAAAAGCTGGAGAAACTTTATAAATAACTTTAACCATGGTTCTTTCATATGTAAGCACCGGGACATGGTGGGAACGCAGGAGCTGTGCCACCTTGGTTGGTCCCAACTTTGGACCCAGCCAAGGCCAAAGCAGGTGCTCTAAAGGCAGAGATGGCAGGGTTGCATGGCCCTCCAGGGTGGAGCCAGAATACCCTCGCCCTAGTATCCAGGCTAGCCTGACACATGGGGGTGAAGCCAGCTGTCTAAGGTTGGCCCAGGCCAACTAGTTGTGGTTGGAGAGAAAGCCGACTGCCCATTATCACCCCAGCCTAGCCTAACCTTCTCTTGAGGCCCCTGCCAGGCTTATTGTCCTCTAGGCCACTGTCCTTTTTCTCTCCTACAGGACACTACTATGTCCTGGGGGTCCAGATGCAAATGCTGGCTCCCCTAAAGGGCACAGAGCCCTGAGTGGAACAGAGCAGGGCTGGACCTGGCGTAATAGGGAGGGCTCCAGGGATGAGCATTCTTGCTGAGCTCTGGGGGATGGAGGGGGGCTTGGCTACAAGGGGCTCTGGAGGGGGAAGGCTGAGCCTTCTCTTACTTCTACTGGGGGAGTTCCAGAGCGTGGCAGAGGACTTTGAGAGCCGCTTGTTGATTATAGAGTCCACGTGTTTGGGCAGGTTTACTGCCGACACGGAGCACCTGCTCCCACCTGGAGGGGAAAAGACACGGCATTAGGGCCGGGCCAGAGGGGAACCAGGGGGGGCACTGAGGCCTTCCATGCAGGATGCTCTGAGGGCAGGGTGGGAGAGGAAGGAGCGGGCAGGCTAGGATGGGGAAGAGGCTTGATTTGGccctgggagagggaggggacaaGGGAGATGATCAGAAACAACCTTGATTGAGGGAGCCAATGGaaaaggagcagagggaggagatggTGAGAAACTACAACTACAGCCTTCTTGGCCAGACCAAAGGAAGCCATTGCCTAGGGCTGGGTGCTGCACCCCTCCACACAACCACCCAGCACTGGCACTTGCTGACACTGCCCAGCCAAGGCGCTATGGATACAACACCCACATACTGGGACAATGTAGAAACACTCCTAAACAGAAGGCTTACACAGTTCACGTCTGCTTGCACAAatccacatacccacacatttgcccagacacacagagacaaagacatgcaaacacaggcatacatagtgatggatgcatgcacacatgtaagtAGACATGCACAGAGAAACATGTGATATGCACACAAGCAGAAATATGAAGTAACCTAATATGACAGTTGATGACTGCTTACCACgggccaggcactgtgctgggcACCCCATACATGTCACCTCACTTGATCCTCCAAACATCTACTTACAACCTTGGAGGCAAGCAGTGCTGTGATGCCCCATTTTACACATGAAGAAAGTGAGGAGTTAAAGGTCACACAAGGTCAGAGTTTGAACCTAAGTCTGACTTAAGAGTCCTCACTGAGGTATGCAAATCCCAAAACAATAGTCTCACAGAGTGGGCTACACAAGGAGCACACACAGCAGGCGAGATACATGAAGTACAGAACCTTGTCCTTGTATAAAGACAGCCAAGCACAGTGGGTATGTACATGCCAGCAAGGAAGCAGACCAAAATCCAGAATGTACCTATTAAGAAAacccagacaaaaacaaaaaaaacaaaagaaaaccaaaaaacaaaactaccttCCAAAACAGAGGATGGCAGTTCTCTTTAAGTACCCAGGTCTGCAGGGAGCATTAAagtcatatatacatagatatgacttcatatatgtttatatatatcatCAACAAACAGTAACTGACAGGAGTGAAGCATTTAGCAACTCCTAAGACGACAGGTTTGAGGAGCAAACCAAGCGGAGAGAATCCATTTCTGGCTTGATAGTGGAAGTCCTTAGGAAAGGATGATTTGGCTTACAGACCATGCCAGAAGATAAAAGTCACATGAAGCAAGACACACCTGCTGCAGGGAGTAGTGAACGCCTTGTGTAGTGTTTCTTTCCCCAGCCCTGCCCACCCACCTGCCAGCACTTCCAGCCCACTCACTGGTCTTACGTCCAGGGGAGCTGTGGTGCAGGGCCCCTGCCCAGGACCAGCGCTGCTGCCGGATTTCAGCCCACGTCTTCTTCACTGATCGCTGGATTGCTGCTTCATAGCGCTCCTAGGGGCCGATGGGGAAAAGGTCTGGGTTCAGGACCCGCCATTGTACCTGGGGAAAGTCCTCACCAATCCTAAACTCACTACAAGGCAACCACAGTTACTGACTTGGCTGTGATTCAAGCCCTTGTGTGATAGATCCCTATCCACGTTCTTGGAGAGCTTTTTTTTCCATGGCCTGAGTCACTTCCTGGGTGTATGAGTTGCTTCTCTGAGGATGGGTGGGACTCTCCTTGCCTGGGATTCCTGGGCAGGGTCATGTCTCCCTAGTACTGATGAGGGTTCCGATCCTGACGCCCTGATTTCCTTCTTGGCTGAGGCTACCAGACAGGACTAGACTATTATGTCTTTCAAAGCCTCAACAATGCTCAAACTAGGTTCTATCCACGTGATGGATGTGTCACAGGCACATGTGGGAGCAGATGCATCTGGGTGGACATTGTCACACAGGGACAGAGTCACAGAGAATGCAGTTGGGGTTGCTAGAACACATGGGGACATGtgtggtgggtgtgggtgtgcccTTCACTACTTCACACACACTGGACTCCATATATGCTGGGCACGCATGCATGTAGACCTGAAGACCTGTGGGAACTTGGTTGAGATCACTAAGACCGTACCTTGTTTTTCTCAAGCTTCTGCCTCTGCCGCTCCTCCAGGGCAGCCCGACGCTGTTCGGCTTTAAGCCGCTGCTCTTCCAGCCGTCGTCGGCGCTCCTGGAGTTGCTTTTCCCGGAGCGCCTtggctttctcctccttctccagccACACTGCCTTCTTGGCCGCTAAGGGGGGAATGAGGGGGCATGACCTGATGGGTTCTGCAGCAGGCCTGGGGCTGACGCTGCTCCCACAGTGGTCAGCTACCTCAGCCCTGGGTTGTCCCTTCCCAGCCTGTCTCTGTGAAGCCTCCACTCTCAAGACGCCCCATTCTTAGTTCAGGGCTTCCATGGAGATTAGCCTATGGAAATGTCTCCTCCACTGGCTGGAGGGTAAATGAGTTTATCAGTGTgacaccccaccctaccccctgtACATGATTTGGAGGCCAACTGGACAGTTTCAACATATGGTATATGGTGGTAAAGAACAGAggctctcaactttcctaatggtGCGAcacctcgtgttgtggtgacccccccaaccataaaattatttcactgctacttcctaatcaatcataacataaatatttgcTACAGAGGATATGTATTGACATTGAGATACTGGATATTGAGAATCACTGGTTCAGAGCACGGATTGGAGGTAGGACACAGGATTGGGGTCTGCAACTCAGCTGCTCACTAGCTCTTAGGCAAGTGATGTCATCTTTTCCGACCCGATTCTTCCTCAAAATGTGCTGAGTGGATTAAGTGAGATCAGCACACACTTGGTATTCCAGAAGGGTCTGGATTATTTATTCACGGGAGGGTGGGGAATGTTGATGAGCTGACAACGCTCCACAAACACTCACCCAGGTACTTGGCCCGCTCTTCTCGGCGCTCTTTGGCAAGCTTGtgtctctctcctgccttctttacATCTaagcagagggaagaagagaagtcaAAAGGTCTCCTGGGGAAACTGGCTACAGGCTTTCCTTTCAGgactcaccccaccccaccacccaccacccctgTCCTCATACTCCACGGCAAGGAGGACTCAACATGGGCCACCCACAGGGTCTGACACTGGGGATATCACACACCTTGCTTGGCAGGAGGGCTGTCAGAGGCTGGCACTGTGGTTGGGGACGGTTGGCTGCTTCTTCGAGAGGGCTTGGCATCCCGTGGTCCtgtgactgtgggggtgggtcCCCTGCTCTTTGCTTCTGAGGATGGGCATTCTTCCTGGGGGGGAGCTGGCTGAGGTGAGATCTGCCCAGTGGGATTCCCAGGTTCCAGTGGGAGCTGCTTGGGATTAGTGGCATTCTTCATGGCAGGAGGTGTGTCCGGGGGAGTGTCAGGAACCATCGGTGTtggtggtggaggaggggaagggtcaCCTTCTGGAGAAGGTCTTGGCTCTTGGGGGATCCTGGCTAACACAGCTGAAAGATCAGtacaagagaggagggagggtcagAGTTTACACATGTACTGTCAGTTCACACAGCAATCTGCCCTGTCCAGTGGACTCATTCAGATACTCTATCCATGTGCCAGGCCTAATATATTCCAGATATTAATGGCATATGATGAGAGGAGAGTCAGGATTCCTGCCTCTAGGGAGCTCAGCCTCCAGTAGGGCAGACACATGGCTGAAGAGAGGAAGAGCAACATACAGCGTAGCTCAGCTGACATGGTTAACATGAACATGAACAAGTGTCCGCTGAGCTGTGATCGGAAGGGTGAGGTGGAGGTGGCAGGGCAAGGGAAGCGGCTGGCAGGGAAGAGTTGCTTGCAAAGGGCCTGACGGAGCACGGCGCGTTGGAAAAACAGAGAACAAGTTTATACCACCAAAAtgggcctctctttctcttccctttttaaacaaaattacatttattcacttatgtgtatgtgggtgtgggtatgtatgAGGAGACATGCCACAGcgtgtggaggttggaggacttGTGAGgtttggctctctccttccactgtgtggatccCGGGGACGgaactcaagtcaccaggctcTGAGGCTGGTGCTCTGCCCATTGAACCATCTTGGTTGCCCATCCATCATATCTGCCTCGGGTCACACTCTCCAACCCAAAGTCTGGTTCAAAGAGTAGACCAGGGTGGGCACATGGGGCCAGCCAAGAGGAACGGCAAAGGCATGGTACCTGTGGGATATTTGCACCGCCAAAGTTGTCAGCGTGGTAGACAGCCAGCTATagatatgtctgtctgtctgcaacCTTTTCTTCCTACTCATCCttatatttgttctttaaaaatatgaatatttaaggctagagagatggctcagtggttaagagcacttgttgctcttgcagaggacctgggttcagttcccacaacTCAT from Mastomys coucha isolate ucsf_1 unplaced genomic scaffold, UCSF_Mcou_1 pScaffold18, whole genome shotgun sequence carries:
- the Map7d1 gene encoding MAP7 domain-containing protein 1 isoform X1, encoding MESGPRLEPGPGAPAAVLARIPQEPRPSPEGDPSPPPPPTPMVPDTPPDTPPAMKNATNPKQLPLEPGNPTGQISPQPAPPQEECPSSEAKSRGPTPTVTGPRDAKPSRRSSQPSPTTVPASDSPPAKQDVKKAGERHKLAKERREERAKYLAAKKAVWLEKEEKAKALREKQLQERRRRLEEQRLKAEQRRAALEERQRQKLEKNKERYEAAIQRSVKKTWAEIRQQRWSWAGALHHSSPGRKTSGSRCSVSAVNLPKHVDSIINKRLSKSSATLWNSPSRNRSLQLSAWESSIVDRLMTPTLSFLARSRSAVTLPRNGRDQGRGSGPGRRPTRARAGASLAPGPHPDRTHPSAAVPVCPRSASASPLTPCSAPRSAHRCTPSGERPERRKPGAGGSPALVRRRLEATPVQKKEKKDKERENEKEKSALARERSLKKRQSLPASIRPRLSTGAELSPKSKARPSSPSTTWHRPASPCPSPGPGHALPPKPPSPRGTTASPKGRVRRKEEAKESPLGPEDKNHSKSRTTEEKEPAAPASPAPSPVPSPSPAQPQKEQSSAQIPADTAVPAVPAAPTAPPTAVPSVTPSKPMAGTTDREEATRLLAEKRRQAREQREREEQERKLQAERDKRMREEQLAREAEARAEREAEARRREEQEAREKAQAEQEEQERLQKQKEEAEARSREEAERQRLEREKHFQKEEQERQERRKRLEEIMKRTRKSEAAETKQKQDAKETTANNSSQDPVKAVETRPSGLQKDSMQKEELAPQEPQWSLPSKEMPGSLVNGLQPLPAHQENGFSPKGTAGDKSLGRAAEGLLPFAEAEAFLKKAVVQPPQVTEVL
- the Map7d1 gene encoding MAP7 domain-containing protein 1 isoform X3, whose protein sequence is MESGPRLEPGPGAPAAVLARIPQEPRPSPEGDPSPPPPPTPMVPDTPPDTPPAMKNATNPKQLPLEPGNPTGQISPQPAPPQEECPSSEAKSRGPTPTVTGPRDAKPSRRSSQPSPTTVPASDSPPAKQDVKKAGERHKLAKERREERAKYLAAKKAVWLEKEEKAKALREKQLQERRRRLEEQRLKAEQRRAALEERQRQKLEKNKERYEAAIQRSVKKTWAEIRQQRWSWAGALHHSSPGRGSRCSVSAVNLPKHVDSIINKRLSKSSATLWNSPSRNRSLQLSAWESSIVDRLMTPTLSFLARSRSAVTLPRNGRDQGRGSGPGRRPTRARAGASLAPGPHPDRTHPSAAVPVCPRSASASPLTPCSAPRSAHRCTPSGERPERRKPGAGGSPALVRRRLEATPVQKKEKKDKERENEKEKSALARERSLKKRQSLPASIRPRLSTGAELSPKSKARPSSPSTTWHRPASPCPSPGPGHALPPKPPSPRGTTASPKGRVRRKEEAKESPLGPEDKNHSKSRTTEEKEPAAPASPAPSPVPSPSPAQPQKEQSSAQIPADTAVPAVPAAPTAPPTAVPSVTPSKPMAGTTDREEATRLLAEKRRQAREQREREEQERKLQAERDKRMREEQLAREAEARAEREAEARRREEQEAREKAQAEQEEQERLQKQKEEAEARSREEAERQRLEREKHFQKEEQERQERRKRLEEIMKRTRKSEAAETKQKQDAKETTANNSSQDPVKAVETRPSGLQKDSMQKEELAPQEPQWSLPSKEMPGSLVNGLQPLPAHQENGFSPKGTAGDKSLGRAAEGLLPFAEAEAFLKKAVVQPPQVTEVL
- the Map7d1 gene encoding MAP7 domain-containing protein 1 isoform X5; translated protein: MESGPRLEPGPGAPAAVLARIPQEPRPSPEGDPSPPPPPTPMVPDTPPDTPPAMKNATNPKQLPLEPGNPTGQISPQPAPPQEECPSSEAKSRGPTPTVTGPRDAKPSRRSSQPSPTTVPASDSPPAKQDVKKAGERHKLAKERREERAKYLAAKKAVWLEKEEKAKALREKQLQERRRRLEEQRLKAEQRRAALEERQRQKLEKNKERYEAAIQRSVKKTWAEIRQQRWSWAGALHHSSPGRKTSGSRCSVSAVNLPKHVDSIINKRLSKSSATLWNSPSRNRSLQLSAWESSIVDRLMTPTLSFLARSRSAVTLPRNGRDQAVPVCPRSASASPLTPCSAPRSAHRCTPSGERPERRKPGAGGSPALVRRRLEATPVQKKEKKDKERENEKEKSALARERSLKKRQSLPASIRPRLSTGAELSPKSKARPSSPSTTWHRPASPCPSPGPGHALPPKPPSPRGTTASPKGRVRRKEEAKESPLGPEDKNHSKSRTTEEKEPAAPASPAPSPVPSPSPAQPQKEQSSAQIPADTAVPAVPAAPTAPPTAVPSVTPSKPMAGTTDREEATRLLAEKRRQAREQREREEQERKLQAERDKRMREEQLAREAEARAEREAEARRREEQEAREKAQAEQEEQERLQKQKEEAEARSREEAERQRLEREKHFQKEEQERQERRKRLEEIMKRTRKSEAAETKKQDAKETTANNSSQDPVKAVETRPSGLQKDSMQKEELAPQEPQWSLPSKEMPGSLVNGLQPLPAHQENGFSPKGTAGDKSLGRAAEGLLPFAEAEAFLKKAVVQPPQVTEVL
- the Map7d1 gene encoding MAP7 domain-containing protein 1 isoform X4, giving the protein MESGPRLEPGPGAPAAVLARIPQEPRPSPEGDPSPPPPPTPMVPDTPPDTPPAMKNATNPKQLPLEPGNPTGQISPQPAPPQEECPSSEAKSRGPTPTVTGPRDAKPSRRSSQPSPTTVPASDSPPAKQDVKKAGERHKLAKERREERAKYLAAKKAVWLEKEEKAKALREKQLQERRRRLEEQRLKAEQRRAALEERQRQKLEKNKERYEAAIQRSVKKTWAEIRQQRWSWAGALHHSSPGRKTSGSRCSVSAVNLPKHVDSIINKRLSKSSATLWNSPSRNRSLQLSAWESSIVDRLMTPTLSFLARSRSAVTLPRNGRDQAVPVCPRSASASPLTPCSAPRSAHRCTPSGERPERRKPGAGGSPALVRRRLEATPVQKKEKKDKERENEKEKSALARERSLKKRQSLPASIRPRLSTGAELSPKSKARPSSPSTTWHRPASPCPSPGPGHALPPKPPSPRGTTASPKGRVRRKEEAKESPLGPEDKNHSKSRTTEEKEPAAPASPAPSPVPSPSPAQPQKEQSSAQIPADTAVPAVPAAPTAPPTAVPSVTPSKPMAGTTDREEATRLLAEKRRQAREQREREEQERKLQAERDKRMREEQLAREAEARAEREAEARRREEQEAREKAQAEQEEQERLQKQKEEAEARSREEAERQRLEREKHFQKEEQERQERRKRLEEIMKRTRKSEAAETKQKQDAKETTANNSSQDPVKAVETRPSGLQKDSMQKEELAPQEPQWSLPSKEMPGSLVNGLQPLPAHQENGFSPKGTAGDKSLGRAAEGLLPFAEAEAFLKKAVVQPPQVTEVL
- the Map7d1 gene encoding MAP7 domain-containing protein 1 isoform X2, producing MESGPRLEPGPGAPAAVLARIPQEPRPSPEGDPSPPPPPTPMVPDTPPDTPPAMKNATNPKQLPLEPGNPTGQISPQPAPPQEECPSSEAKSRGPTPTVTGPRDAKPSRRSSQPSPTTVPASDSPPAKQDVKKAGERHKLAKERREERAKYLAAKKAVWLEKEEKAKALREKQLQERRRRLEEQRLKAEQRRAALEERQRQKLEKNKERYEAAIQRSVKKTWAEIRQQRWSWAGALHHSSPGRKTSGSRCSVSAVNLPKHVDSIINKRLSKSSATLWNSPSRNRSLQLSAWESSIVDRLMTPTLSFLARSRSAVTLPRNGRDQGRGSGPGRRPTRARAGASLAPGPHPDRTHPSAAVPVCPRSASASPLTPCSAPRSAHRCTPSGERPERRKPGAGGSPALVRRRLEATPVQKKEKKDKERENEKEKSALARERSLKKRQSLPASIRPRLSTGAELSPKSKARPSSPSTTWHRPASPCPSPGPGHALPPKPPSPRGTTASPKGRVRRKEEAKESPLGPEDKNHSKSRTTEEKEPAAPASPAPSPVPSPSPAQPQKEQSSAQIPADTAVPAVPAAPTAPPTAVPSVTPSKPMAGTTDREEATRLLAEKRRQAREQREREEQERKLQAERDKRMREEQLAREAEARAEREAEARRREEQEAREKAQAEQEEQERLQKQKEEAEARSREEAERQRLEREKHFQKEEQERQERRKRLEEIMKRTRKSEAAETKKQDAKETTANNSSQDPVKAVETRPSGLQKDSMQKEELAPQEPQWSLPSKEMPGSLVNGLQPLPAHQENGFSPKGTAGDKSLGRAAEGLLPFAEAEAFLKKAVVQPPQVTEVL
- the Map7d1 gene encoding MAP7 domain-containing protein 1 isoform X9 — its product is MESGPRLEPGPGAPAAVLARIPQEPRPSPEGDPSPPPPPTPMVPDTPPDTPPAMKNATNPKQLPLEPGNPTGQISPQPAPPQEECPSSEAKSRGPTPTVTGPRDAKPSRRSSQPSPTTVPASDSPPAKQDVKKAGERHKLAKERREERAKYLAAKKAVWLEKEEKAKALREKQLQERRRRLEEQRLKAEQRRAALEERQRQKLEKNKERYEAAIQRSVKKTWAEIRQQRWSWAGALHHSSPGRKTNRSLQLSAWESSIVDRLMTPTLSFLARSRSAVTLPRNGRDQAVPVCPRSASASPLTPCSAPRSAHRCTPSGERPERRKPGAGGSPALVRRRLEATPVQKKEKKDKERENEKEKSALARERSLKKRQSLPASIRPRLSTGAELSPKSKARPSSPSTTWHRPASPCPSPGPGHALPPKPPSPRGTTASPKGRVRRKEEAKESPLGPEDKNHSKSRTTEEKEPAAPASPAPSPVPSPSPAQPQKEQSSAQIPADTAVPAVPAAPTAPPTAVPSVTPSKPMAGTTDREEATRLLAEKRRQAREQREREEQERKLQAERDKRMREEQLAREAEARAEREAEARRREEQEAREKAQAEQEEQERLQKQKEEAEARSREEAERQRLEREKHFQKEEQERQERRKRLEEIMKRTRKSEAAETKQKQDAKETTANNSSQDPVKAVETRPSGLQKDSMQKEELAPQEPQWSLPSKEMPGSLVNGLQPLPAHQENGFSPKGTAGDKSLGRAAEGLLPFAEAEAFLKKAVVQPPQVTEVL
- the Map7d1 gene encoding MAP7 domain-containing protein 1 isoform X7, encoding MESGPRLEPGPGAPAAVLARIPQEPRPSPEGDPSPPPPPTPMVPDTPPDTPPAMKNATNPKQLPLEPGNPTGQISPQPAPPQEECPSSEAKSRGPTPTVTGPRDAKPSRRSSQPSPTTVPASDSPPAKQDVKKAGERHKLAKERREERAKYLAAKKAVWLEKEEKAKALREKQLQERRRRLEEQRLKAEQRRAALEERQRQKLEKNKERYEAAIQRSVKKTWAEIRQQRWSWAGALHHSSPGRKTNRSLQLSAWESSIVDRLMTPTLSFLARSRSAVTLPRNGRDQGRGSGPGRRPTRARAGASLAPGPHPDRTHPSAAVPVCPRSASASPLTPCSAPRSAHRCTPSGERPERRKPGAGGSPALVRRRLEATPVQKKEKKDKERENEKEKSALARERSLKKRQSLPASIRPRLSTGAELSPKSKARPSSPSTTWHRPASPCPSPGPGHALPPKPPSPRGTTASPKGRVRRKEEAKESPLGPEDKNHSKSRTTEEKEPAAPASPAPSPVPSPSPAQPQKEQSSAQIPADTAVPAVPAAPTAPPTAVPSVTPSKPMAGTTDREEATRLLAEKRRQAREQREREEQERKLQAERDKRMREEQLAREAEARAEREAEARRREEQEAREKAQAEQEEQERLQKQKEEAEARSREEAERQRLEREKHFQKEEQERQERRKRLEEIMKRTRKSEAAETKKQDAKETTANNSSQDPVKAVETRPSGLQKDSMQKEELAPQEPQWSLPSKEMPGSLVNGLQPLPAHQENGFSPKGTAGDKSLGRAAEGLLPFAEAEAFLKKAVVQPPQVTEVL
- the Map7d1 gene encoding MAP7 domain-containing protein 1 isoform X6, which translates into the protein MESGPRLEPGPGAPAAVLARIPQEPRPSPEGDPSPPPPPTPMVPDTPPDTPPAMKNATNPKQLPLEPGNPTGQISPQPAPPQEECPSSEAKSRGPTPTVTGPRDAKPSRRSSQPSPTTVPASDSPPAKQDVKKAGERHKLAKERREERAKYLAAKKAVWLEKEEKAKALREKQLQERRRRLEEQRLKAEQRRAALEERQRQKLEKNKERYEAAIQRSVKKTWAEIRQQRWSWAGALHHSSPGRKTNRSLQLSAWESSIVDRLMTPTLSFLARSRSAVTLPRNGRDQGRGSGPGRRPTRARAGASLAPGPHPDRTHPSAAVPVCPRSASASPLTPCSAPRSAHRCTPSGERPERRKPGAGGSPALVRRRLEATPVQKKEKKDKERENEKEKSALARERSLKKRQSLPASIRPRLSTGAELSPKSKARPSSPSTTWHRPASPCPSPGPGHALPPKPPSPRGTTASPKGRVRRKEEAKESPLGPEDKNHSKSRTTEEKEPAAPASPAPSPVPSPSPAQPQKEQSSAQIPADTAVPAVPAAPTAPPTAVPSVTPSKPMAGTTDREEATRLLAEKRRQAREQREREEQERKLQAERDKRMREEQLAREAEARAEREAEARRREEQEAREKAQAEQEEQERLQKQKEEAEARSREEAERQRLEREKHFQKEEQERQERRKRLEEIMKRTRKSEAAETKQKQDAKETTANNSSQDPVKAVETRPSGLQKDSMQKEELAPQEPQWSLPSKEMPGSLVNGLQPLPAHQENGFSPKGTAGDKSLGRAAEGLLPFAEAEAFLKKAVVQPPQVTEVL